In one window of Vibrio sp. DW001 DNA:
- a CDS encoding 7-cyano-7-deazaguanine/7-aminomethyl-7-deazaguanine transporter, with protein sequence MNNFTPAQMRKALSILVLFHLVIIASSNYLVQLPFTIFGMHTTWGAFTFPFIFLATDLTVRVFGAKLARKIIFLVMLPALIVSYLLSVVFFEGQFQGFGQLTEFNLFVARIAVASFMAYLLGQILDVHVFNRLRQLKQWWIAPTCSTLIGNALDTLAFFAIAFYQSPDAFMAQHWKEIALVDYGFKLIISLGLFVPMYGMFLNYLVKRMTAMNSDLKVTGINV encoded by the coding sequence ATGAATAATTTTACCCCTGCGCAAATGCGTAAAGCACTCTCTATACTTGTTCTGTTTCACTTGGTGATTATTGCGTCTAGCAATTACTTGGTTCAACTGCCATTTACCATTTTTGGTATGCATACCACCTGGGGCGCATTTACCTTCCCGTTTATTTTTCTAGCAACGGACCTTACAGTACGTGTTTTTGGTGCCAAGTTGGCCAGGAAAATAATATTCTTAGTAATGTTACCGGCTCTAATCGTCTCATATTTATTGTCTGTGGTTTTCTTTGAAGGACAATTTCAAGGTTTTGGACAATTAACGGAATTCAATCTATTTGTTGCACGTATAGCTGTTGCCAGTTTCATGGCATACCTATTGGGTCAAATTCTCGATGTCCATGTATTTAATCGCCTGCGTCAGTTGAAACAGTGGTGGATAGCACCAACGTGTTCAACCTTAATTGGTAATGCTCTTGATACATTAGCTTTCTTTGCTATTGCTTTTTATCAAAGCCCAGATGCATTTATGGCTCAACATTGGAAAGAAATCGCCTTGGTTGATTATGGTTTTAAGTTAATTATCAGCTTGGGATTATTCGTACCTATGTACGGTATGTTTCTCAACTACTTAGTTAAGAGAATGACTGCGATGAACTCTGACTTGAAAGTAACTGGCATAAATGTTTAG
- a CDS encoding DUF3630 family protein has product MEINKRWGLIEHIKVEGKLILSSPSFDVDSFPKVGEELVCLLSAEIKEKQLDADLHSWLIDFEGCLFFLRAEHYSESVWLEALYKEESWEEVAYLASLFSQGF; this is encoded by the coding sequence ATGGAGATTAACAAACGCTGGGGGTTAATTGAACATATAAAGGTGGAAGGCAAGCTAATCTTGTCTTCGCCATCTTTTGATGTTGATTCTTTCCCCAAAGTTGGTGAAGAGCTAGTCTGTCTATTATCGGCTGAGATTAAAGAGAAGCAACTTGATGCCGATCTCCATTCTTGGTTGATTGATTTTGAAGGTTGTCTCTTTTTTTTAAGGGCAGAGCATTACTCTGAATCTGTGTGGCTCGAGGCCTTGTACAAAGAAGAAAGCTGGGAAGAGGTCGCTTATTTAGCGAGTCTGTTTTCACAAGGATTTTAG